In Pseudofrankia saprophytica, one genomic interval encodes:
- a CDS encoding cupin domain-containing protein produces the protein MPDRTAASADEPSATDEAGKAGKALPEPEDATGPEEPAGPEFDAFHRRLYQIRPTGLSAHTAQTAGMRRVEALSGTTVGTERLWMGQTHVAPATRSANHHHGLSETGIYVVTGHPAFVFLRDDEEIRLETSPGDYIYVPPWVPHREENPDPEAEAVVVIARTTQEAIVVNLPDLRWRGPAKTSDQGRSWHTY, from the coding sequence ATGCCTGACCGAACAGCGGCCTCAGCCGACGAGCCCAGCGCGACCGACGAGGCCGGCAAGGCCGGCAAGGCGCTGCCCGAGCCGGAGGATGCGACCGGGCCGGAGGAGCCGGCCGGGCCTGAGTTCGACGCCTTCCACCGTCGGCTGTACCAGATCCGCCCGACCGGCCTGTCCGCCCACACCGCCCAGACAGCGGGGATGCGCCGGGTCGAGGCGCTGTCCGGCACGACGGTCGGCACGGAGCGACTGTGGATGGGCCAGACCCACGTCGCTCCCGCCACCCGGTCTGCGAACCATCACCACGGCCTGTCCGAGACCGGGATCTACGTCGTCACCGGCCACCCGGCGTTCGTCTTCCTGCGCGACGACGAGGAGATCCGGCTGGAGACCTCCCCCGGCGACTACATCTACGTACCGCCGTGGGTGCCCCACCGGGAGGAGAACCCCGACCCGGAGGCCGAGGCGGTCGTCGTCATCGCCCGCACCACCCAGGAAGCGATCGTCGTCAACCTCCCCGACCTGCGCTGGCGAGGCCCGGCCAAGACCTCCGACCAAGGCCGCTCCTGGCACACCTACTAG
- a CDS encoding LLM class flavin-dependent oxidoreductase has translation MTIPAFDSQIPATAARKVEFVSATSYSGGSELHPPGSGVDLAAYRQYVRALDEAGFDYTLNGYSANSADSFVVASATGLLTERIKPIVALRPNTTFPLVAAQKLATLDQLTEGRAVVHLISGGSDAEQARQGDYVPKDRRYARTSEYIDVLRRAWTAKEPFSHEGEFYKFDDFGPGFATYSGEPIPISIGGQSNEAFEVGGVKADWFTFWGEPLAEVRKEIDRVHAIADRAGRPRQRIWVTFRPIIEATDELAWERAYQILGVLAERARAGQDLARRWIGGNGAPQNKGSQRALGFAGAAERYDRALWTPTASATGGAGASTALVGSYETVAAAILDYVDAGADIVSIRGYDGIVDVEKYGTYILPLVRQELAHREATGQRGTLQAEHLGYYGNDFTSVADTAAARARG, from the coding sequence GTGACCATCCCCGCCTTCGACAGCCAGATCCCCGCGACCGCGGCCCGTAAGGTCGAGTTCGTCAGCGCGACCAGCTACAGCGGCGGCTCCGAGCTCCACCCACCGGGGTCCGGCGTCGATCTGGCCGCCTACCGCCAGTACGTCCGGGCGCTCGACGAGGCCGGCTTCGACTACACGCTGAACGGCTACAGCGCGAACTCCGCCGACTCGTTCGTCGTCGCCTCCGCCACCGGTCTGCTGACCGAGCGGATCAAGCCGATCGTCGCCCTGCGGCCCAACACCACCTTCCCGCTCGTCGCCGCGCAGAAGCTCGCCACTCTGGACCAGCTCACCGAAGGCCGCGCCGTCGTCCACCTCATCTCTGGTGGCAGCGACGCCGAGCAGGCGCGGCAGGGCGACTACGTCCCGAAGGACCGTCGTTACGCGCGCACGTCGGAATACATCGATGTGCTGCGTCGTGCCTGGACCGCGAAGGAGCCCTTCAGCCACGAAGGTGAGTTCTACAAGTTCGACGACTTCGGCCCCGGCTTCGCCACCTACTCCGGCGAGCCGATCCCGATCTCGATCGGCGGCCAGTCGAACGAGGCCTTCGAGGTCGGTGGCGTGAAGGCCGACTGGTTCACCTTCTGGGGCGAGCCACTGGCGGAGGTCCGCAAGGAGATCGACCGCGTGCACGCGATCGCCGACCGGGCCGGCCGCCCCCGCCAGCGGATCTGGGTCACCTTCCGCCCGATCATCGAGGCGACCGACGAGCTGGCCTGGGAGAGGGCCTACCAGATCCTCGGCGTGCTCGCGGAGCGCGCGCGGGCGGGCCAGGACCTGGCCCGCCGCTGGATCGGCGGCAACGGCGCACCGCAGAACAAGGGCTCGCAGCGGGCGCTGGGCTTCGCGGGCGCCGCCGAGCGCTACGACCGCGCGCTCTGGACCCCGACGGCGAGCGCCACCGGCGGGGCCGGGGCGTCGACCGCGCTGGTCGGAAGCTACGAGACGGTGGCGGCCGCGATCCTCGACTACGTCGACGCTGGCGCCGACATCGTCTCCATCCGTGGCTACGACGGCATCGTCGACGTCGAGAAGTACGGCACGTACATCCTCCCGCTCGTGCGGCAGGAGCTAGCCCACCGCGAGGCCACCGGCCAGCGCGGCACCCTCCAGGCCGAGCACCTCGGCTACTACGGCAATGACTTCACCAGCGTCGCCGACACCGCGGCGGCCAGGGCCAGGGGATGA
- a CDS encoding SDR family NAD(P)-dependent oxidoreductase, translated as MDLELAGRRAIVTGGSRGIGLAVAGALLAEGARVVIAARDGERLKAAAARLAAGADGGVVVPVVADTGSDEAVRELVARTVDELGGVDILVNNAARVGGAGGPGGVRALATADAAADLNVKVLGYLRTAQEVIPHFTAQRWGRIINIGGVAARQVGLVSGSIRNAGIVALTKTLADELGAHGVTVNAVHPGFTRTDRHDGTITVTEEQLAAAARSIVIGRVVTADEVAAVVTFLASPVAAAITGESLAAGGGTPGPIHY; from the coding sequence GTGGATCTTGAACTTGCGGGGCGACGCGCGATCGTGACGGGCGGCAGCCGGGGCATCGGGCTGGCGGTGGCCGGCGCGCTGCTCGCCGAGGGCGCCCGGGTGGTGATCGCGGCGCGCGACGGTGAGCGGCTCAAGGCGGCGGCGGCCCGGCTGGCCGCCGGCGCCGATGGCGGGGTGGTCGTCCCGGTCGTGGCGGACACCGGCAGCGACGAGGCCGTGCGGGAGCTGGTCGCTCGCACCGTCGACGAGCTCGGTGGGGTCGACATCCTGGTCAACAACGCCGCCCGCGTCGGCGGCGCGGGCGGCCCCGGGGGCGTGCGCGCCCTCGCCACCGCGGATGCCGCCGCCGACCTCAACGTGAAGGTGCTCGGCTACCTGCGGACCGCGCAGGAGGTCATTCCCCACTTCACGGCGCAGCGATGGGGCCGCATCATCAACATCGGCGGGGTGGCCGCCCGCCAGGTCGGCCTCGTCTCCGGTTCGATCCGCAACGCCGGCATCGTCGCGCTGACGAAGACCCTCGCCGACGAGCTCGGCGCCCACGGCGTCACCGTCAACGCCGTCCACCCCGGCTTCACCCGGACCGACCGGCACGACGGCACCATCACGGTGACCGAGGAGCAGCTCGCCGCCGCGGCCAGGAGCATCGTCATCGGCCGGGTCGTGACGGCGGACGAGGTCGCGGCCGTCGTCACCTTCCTCGCCTCACCCGTCGCCGCCGCCATCACCGGCGAGTCCCTCGCCGCCGGCGGCGGCACTCCCGGCCCCATCCACTACTGA
- a CDS encoding GNAT family N-acetyltransferase, with translation MNALRVRAARPDDYDTIAAVADDWWGRPIDAALPRLFLDHFHQSSRVVEDDHGLAAFLVAFLSPSQPRIAYIHFVGVRPDQRRGGWARRLYEEFFQRARAAGCREVHAITGPGNTGSIAFHRRLGFAVGGPVPDYNGPGRPMVTFRRPLTDES, from the coding sequence ATGAACGCCCTCAGGGTCCGGGCAGCTCGGCCGGACGACTACGACACCATCGCGGCGGTGGCGGACGACTGGTGGGGCCGGCCCATCGACGCCGCACTCCCGCGGCTCTTCCTCGACCATTTCCACCAGTCCAGCCGGGTCGTCGAGGACGACCACGGCCTGGCGGCCTTCCTCGTCGCCTTCCTGTCACCATCTCAGCCACGCATCGCCTACATCCACTTCGTCGGCGTGCGGCCCGACCAGCGCCGCGGCGGTTGGGCACGCCGCCTCTACGAGGAGTTCTTCCAACGCGCGCGGGCGGCGGGCTGCCGAGAGGTCCACGCGATCACCGGACCGGGCAACACCGGCTCGATCGCGTTCCACCGCCGCCTCGGATTCGCCGTCGGCGGTCCCGTGCCGGATTACAACGGCCCGGGGCGCCCCATGGTGACCTTCCGCCGGCCGCTGACGGACGAGTCCTAG
- a CDS encoding NADH:flavin oxidoreductase, translating into MGERHRSGRNIGGDARIGRDVTVSSSVATTASVTAAASPLSSERLLDGVDAAALFTPFALSGVELANRFVMAPMTRQFSPDGVPGEDVAGYYARRAEHVGLVVTEGTYVDHPSAGASDRVPRFYGDEALAGWRQVADAVHAVGGRIVPQLWHLGAGRTAGAPPHPEAAVFSPSGLRPDGTVVGDEPSTAEIDEVVASFARAAADARRAGFDGVELHGAHGYLLDQFFWPRTNRRADGYGGSLANRARIGADVVAAVRGEVGPDFPVIYRFSQWKGADYDARIAETPDELAALLTPLADAGATALHVSTRRYWLPAFDGSPRTLAGWAKNLTGLPTIAIGSIGVPTAFRGDHEGAVPTMSLAPLLELFDRGEFDLVALGRVLLSDPAWTTKLRDGRLSEIRAYDQADGSRLT; encoded by the coding sequence ATGGGCGAACGCCACAGATCTGGACGGAACATCGGCGGCGATGCCCGGATTGGACGCGATGTGACTGTGTCTTCGAGTGTTGCGACGACTGCGAGTGTCACGGCGGCCGCGTCCCCGCTGAGCAGTGAGCGCCTGTTGGACGGGGTGGACGCGGCGGCGCTGTTCACGCCGTTCGCGCTGTCCGGCGTCGAACTCGCCAACCGGTTCGTGATGGCGCCGATGACCCGCCAGTTCTCCCCGGACGGAGTGCCGGGCGAGGACGTGGCCGGCTACTACGCACGGCGGGCGGAGCACGTCGGCCTCGTCGTGACCGAAGGCACCTATGTCGATCATCCGTCGGCCGGGGCCAGCGACCGGGTGCCGCGGTTCTACGGCGACGAGGCGCTGGCGGGCTGGCGCCAGGTCGCCGACGCCGTGCACGCGGTAGGCGGACGGATCGTCCCGCAGCTGTGGCATCTCGGCGCCGGCCGCACGGCGGGTGCCCCGCCGCACCCGGAGGCGGCGGTGTTCTCCCCTTCCGGCCTGCGGCCCGACGGAACGGTGGTCGGCGACGAGCCGAGCACCGCGGAGATCGACGAAGTGGTCGCCTCCTTCGCCCGCGCCGCGGCCGACGCCCGCAGGGCCGGATTCGACGGCGTCGAGCTGCACGGGGCGCACGGCTACCTGCTGGATCAGTTCTTCTGGCCGCGGACCAACCGCCGCGCCGACGGCTACGGCGGAAGTCTGGCCAACCGGGCTCGGATCGGGGCCGACGTCGTCGCCGCGGTCCGTGGAGAGGTGGGACCTGACTTCCCGGTGATCTACCGGTTCTCCCAGTGGAAGGGCGCCGACTACGACGCCCGGATCGCCGAGACCCCCGACGAGCTCGCGGCGCTGCTCACCCCGCTCGCGGACGCCGGGGCCACCGCGCTGCACGTCTCCACCCGCCGTTACTGGCTGCCGGCGTTCGACGGCTCCCCGCGCACCCTTGCCGGCTGGGCCAAGAACCTCACCGGCCTGCCCACCATCGCGATCGGCTCGATCGGCGTGCCGACGGCCTTCCGCGGCGACCACGAGGGCGCGGTACCGACCATGAGCCTCGCTCCGCTGCTGGAGTTGTTCGACCGTGGCGAGTTCGACCTGGTCGCCCTCGGCCGCGTCCTGCTCTCCGACCCGGCCTGGACCACCAAGCTGCGTGACGGTCGCCTGTCCGAGATCCGGGCCTACGACCAGGCCGACGGGTCCCGCCTGACCTGA
- a CDS encoding GNAT family N-acetyltransferase, producing the protein MPSSFGVTATPDGQNPQLQSVRFRRAGADDAEQIAALHADSWRRHYRGAYADSFLDGDVAADRRAVWSTRLGVPANNETILAEHDARVVGFIHVEFDDDPRWGSLVDNLHVTHDLRRTGIGTRLLHRAARAVAGHGANNAMYLWVLQQNTAALRFYQALGATDEGTAPVSPPGGDPARLQGAPRKLRMAWADVARLFSDGHR; encoded by the coding sequence ATGCCTTCGTCCTTTGGCGTCACCGCCACGCCCGATGGACAAAACCCGCAGCTCCAGTCGGTGCGGTTCCGACGCGCCGGTGCGGACGACGCCGAGCAGATCGCGGCTCTCCATGCCGACAGCTGGCGCCGCCACTACCGCGGTGCCTATGCCGACTCGTTCCTCGACGGTGACGTGGCGGCCGACCGCCGTGCGGTGTGGTCGACGCGGCTGGGCGTACCGGCCAACAACGAGACGATCCTCGCCGAGCACGACGCCCGTGTGGTGGGCTTCATCCACGTCGAGTTCGACGACGACCCGCGGTGGGGCAGCCTCGTCGACAACCTGCACGTGACCCACGACCTGCGTCGGACGGGTATCGGCACGCGGCTTCTCCATCGCGCCGCCCGCGCCGTCGCCGGGCACGGGGCCAACAATGCGATGTATCTCTGGGTATTGCAGCAGAACACCGCCGCGCTGCGGTTCTACCAAGCGCTAGGAGCCACCGACGAGGGGACGGCGCCTGTATCACCGCCCGGCGGGGACCCGGCCCGGCTCCAGGGCGCGCCGCGCAAGCTGCGCATGGCCTGGGCCGACGTCGCGAGGCTGTTCTCCGACGGCCACCGGTGA
- a CDS encoding SDR family NAD(P)-dependent oxidoreductase, with protein sequence MATAVITGGTDGIGRGLAAEYLRRGFEVLVVGRSEKKGRAFENSGDRAHFIAADLSEVAENRRLVEWISRRHPVIDVLVLGARYHLPARVVTADGFESTFALFYLSRFLLSHGLVGPLSRAEHPVVLNFGGAGQTEPVRWDDLQLERAYHGVGAMGHAARLDDLLGLDFVETYADTGIRYVLNHPGVVVTSFAGEYDPVTAAQVDQLRVIGKPVSTAVAQILPFLEPPGRERLTAVLEGQRVPLKPALWALDDARRLRDITLDLLAQFDRRTDG encoded by the coding sequence ATGGCGACGGCTGTGATCACAGGCGGTACCGACGGCATCGGCAGGGGGCTCGCAGCGGAGTACCTCCGCCGCGGGTTCGAGGTGCTCGTCGTGGGGCGCAGCGAGAAGAAGGGCCGGGCCTTCGAGAACTCCGGCGACCGGGCACATTTCATCGCCGCCGACCTGAGCGAGGTGGCCGAGAACCGCCGCCTGGTCGAGTGGATCTCGCGGCGGCACCCGGTGATCGACGTGCTCGTGCTCGGCGCGCGTTACCACCTGCCAGCTCGCGTGGTCACCGCCGACGGGTTCGAGAGCACCTTCGCGCTGTTCTATCTCAGCAGGTTCCTGCTCAGCCACGGGCTGGTCGGCCCGCTGAGCCGCGCCGAGCACCCGGTCGTGCTCAACTTCGGTGGGGCCGGCCAGACCGAGCCGGTCCGGTGGGACGACCTGCAACTGGAACGCGCCTACCACGGCGTTGGGGCGATGGGGCACGCCGCCCGGCTCGACGACCTGCTCGGCCTCGACTTCGTCGAGACCTATGCCGACACGGGCATCAGGTATGTCCTCAACCACCCGGGGGTGGTCGTCACGAGCTTCGCCGGTGAGTACGACCCGGTCACCGCCGCGCAGGTCGACCAGCTGCGAGTGATCGGCAAGCCGGTGTCGACAGCCGTGGCCCAGATCCTCCCGTTCCTCGAACCGCCCGGACGGGAACGCCTGACCGCCGTGCTCGAAGGCCAGCGGGTGCCGCTGAAGCCGGCGCTGTGGGCGCTCGACGACGCGCGCCGCCTGCGCGACATCACCCTGGACCTCCTGGCCCAGTTCGACCGTCGGACCGACGGCTAG
- a CDS encoding MarR family winged helix-turn-helix transcriptional regulator has product MSAALPPSPRTSGQAPLERLEAGVAALVRWSESRHIRAEIAERSGCELPPSELRLLEFFDLAEPLRISDIAECLRIDISTASLQLRQLRENRLVEATPVKGDRRVSLIAITSKGRETVRKVRTARHALLREVFAGVPDDRLDLTADVLLLVHDHMLAGMRELFGTGATGGTASR; this is encoded by the coding sequence GTGAGCGCCGCCCTGCCGCCCTCTCCTCGTACATCAGGTCAGGCGCCGCTGGAGAGGCTGGAGGCCGGCGTCGCGGCGCTGGTGCGTTGGAGCGAGAGCAGGCATATCCGGGCGGAGATCGCCGAGCGCTCGGGCTGCGAGCTGCCGCCGAGCGAACTGCGGTTGCTGGAGTTCTTCGACCTGGCCGAGCCGCTGCGGATCTCCGACATCGCCGAGTGCCTGCGGATCGACATCTCCACGGCTTCGCTCCAGCTGCGTCAGCTCCGCGAGAACCGCCTCGTCGAGGCGACTCCCGTCAAGGGAGACCGGCGCGTGAGCCTGATCGCCATAACGTCCAAAGGTCGTGAGACTGTCCGGAAGGTGCGCACCGCGCGGCACGCGCTCCTACGGGAAGTGTTCGCCGGCGTCCCGGACGACAGACTTGACCTGACGGCCGACGTACTGTTGCTCGTCCACGACCACATGCTCGCCGGCATGCGCGAGCTGTTCGGGACTGGCGCGACCGGCGGAACGGCTTCCCGCTAG
- a CDS encoding LLM class flavin-dependent oxidoreductase: MSVGEVVFGFGAHCGIGDGPELLRLAEQADRDGLDIFSLSDHPYIGGRLDAYASLGFVLGRTRQLAAFANVTNLPTRPAPVLARTVTSLSALSGGRIVLGVGVGGLWDRISDMGVPRLSPGDAVDAFEEAVVLIRRLSGGGPPVTHRGRHYRVDQIEPAPVAAVPVWTGSVGPKSLTATGRVADGWIPGHAADWLSQRYRESRPIIDEAATAAGRDPHAIRTVYNLPGRITDRPAAATRDRDGRWTGGSADQWAEELTAAVLTHGASGFLLFSPGGGTPDAVSVARWAQEIAPAVREAIAKENG, encoded by the coding sequence ATGTCTGTAGGAGAAGTCGTCTTCGGTTTTGGCGCGCACTGCGGCATCGGCGACGGGCCGGAGCTGCTGCGCCTGGCCGAGCAGGCCGACCGCGACGGGCTTGACATTTTCTCGCTGTCAGACCATCCCTACATCGGCGGGCGACTGGACGCGTATGCCTCCCTCGGATTCGTCCTCGGACGGACCCGGCAGCTCGCGGCCTTCGCCAACGTCACCAACCTGCCGACCCGGCCCGCTCCCGTGCTGGCGCGGACGGTGACGTCGTTGTCCGCGCTCTCCGGCGGCCGCATCGTTCTTGGCGTAGGTGTGGGTGGTCTGTGGGACCGGATCTCCGACATGGGCGTGCCTCGTCTGTCACCGGGTGACGCCGTCGACGCCTTCGAGGAGGCGGTCGTCCTGATCAGGAGGTTGTCCGGTGGCGGTCCGCCGGTCACCCATCGGGGCCGCCACTACCGAGTGGACCAGATCGAGCCGGCGCCGGTGGCCGCCGTCCCCGTGTGGACCGGATCGGTCGGCCCGAAGTCGCTGACCGCCACCGGCCGCGTGGCCGACGGCTGGATCCCGGGCCACGCGGCGGACTGGCTCAGCCAGCGATACCGGGAGTCACGGCCGATCATCGACGAAGCGGCGACGGCCGCCGGGCGCGATCCGCATGCGATCCGCACGGTCTACAACCTGCCCGGACGCATCACCGACCGCCCAGCGGCCGCCACGCGTGACCGCGACGGCCGGTGGACCGGCGGTTCCGCCGACCAGTGGGCCGAGGAGCTGACCGCGGCCGTGCTGACGCACGGCGCATCCGGCTTTCTCCTCTTCTCGCCCGGCGGGGGCACGCCGGACGCCGTTTCCGTCGCCCGCTGGGCCCAGGAGATCGCCCCAGCGGTGCGCGAGGCGATCGCCAAGGAGAACGGCTAA
- a CDS encoding LLM class flavin-dependent oxidoreductase, which yields MSRDLDIGVTSLSDLQPVTVDGTRRTPRQRVEQIVSLGVLADELGLDHFGLGEHHNADFVVSSPAAVLSAIAARTSRLRLTSSVTTLGALDPVRVYQDFATLDLLSGGRAEIIVGRSAYPEPFALFGVDIGQYDAVFQEKLDLLMKIRAEPVVTWRGRFRPPLRDAVVMPRAVQEPLPVWLGVGGTSASAARAGRLGLPMILGYIGGTPARLRELADVYREAGAQSGHADDLRLGVALHYFGTSSAGEAMSLYPYYHDFLRPKHPGGGGFVVEREQFALGLRPGQHLMIGTSEQVSEKLAELYDAVRFDRVHALIDWGGLPEDAVRESLHRLGEVIAPALRRHVAPGHDRQPAVPG from the coding sequence GTGAGCCGGGACCTCGACATCGGCGTCACCTCGCTGTCGGACCTGCAGCCCGTGACCGTGGACGGCACGCGCCGCACCCCCCGTCAGCGCGTCGAGCAGATCGTGTCGCTCGGGGTGCTGGCCGACGAGCTCGGGCTGGATCACTTCGGGCTGGGTGAGCATCACAACGCGGACTTCGTCGTCTCGTCGCCGGCCGCAGTGCTGTCCGCCATTGCGGCCCGCACCTCCCGGCTGCGGCTGACCAGCTCCGTCACGACGCTCGGCGCCCTCGACCCCGTCCGGGTCTACCAGGACTTCGCCACCCTGGACCTTCTCAGTGGCGGGCGCGCCGAGATCATCGTCGGTCGCAGCGCCTACCCCGAGCCGTTCGCGCTGTTCGGGGTCGACATCGGGCAGTACGACGCGGTGTTCCAGGAGAAATTGGATCTTCTGATGAAGATCCGCGCTGAGCCGGTGGTCACCTGGCGAGGCCGGTTCCGGCCGCCGCTACGCGACGCGGTCGTCATGCCCAGGGCCGTCCAGGAGCCGCTGCCGGTCTGGCTGGGCGTCGGCGGAACCTCGGCCAGCGCCGCCAGGGCGGGCCGGCTCGGGCTGCCGATGATCCTTGGCTACATCGGCGGCACCCCGGCGCGGCTGCGCGAACTCGCCGACGTGTACCGGGAGGCCGGCGCCCAGTCGGGGCACGCCGACGACCTGCGCCTCGGCGTCGCCCTGCACTACTTCGGCACGTCGAGCGCTGGGGAGGCGATGTCGCTCTACCCCTACTACCACGACTTTCTGCGCCCGAAGCACCCCGGCGGCGGCGGCTTCGTCGTCGAACGCGAGCAGTTCGCCCTGGGCCTACGTCCTGGCCAGCACCTGATGATCGGCACCTCCGAGCAGGTCTCCGAGAAGCTCGCCGAGCTGTACGACGCGGTGCGCTTCGACCGGGTCCACGCGCTGATCGACTGGGGCGGCCTGCCCGAGGACGCGGTGCGCGAGTCGCTGCACCGACTGGGCGAGGTCATCGCGCCCGCCCTGCGCCGGCACGTCGCGCCGGGCCACGACCGCCAGCCCGCCGTACCTGGCTAG
- a CDS encoding winged helix-turn-helix transcriptional regulator has translation MAANSDRDGTQAAAGGGLDFHTAIELIGRRWTGVILAELLAGPMRFGELREHIPRITDAMLSQRLKELEQAEVVERVVTVARPVEVRYALTAIGRRLEPVLDAVRAWSVDWAAHQAAKSTRDAR, from the coding sequence ATGGCTGCGAACAGCGATCGGGACGGGACGCAGGCCGCCGCCGGCGGCGGCCTGGACTTCCACACGGCCATCGAGCTGATCGGCCGGCGCTGGACCGGAGTGATCCTCGCCGAGCTGCTCGCCGGCCCGATGCGGTTCGGCGAGCTGCGCGAGCACATCCCGAGAATCACCGACGCGATGCTCTCCCAGCGCCTCAAGGAGCTCGAGCAGGCCGAGGTCGTCGAGCGGGTGGTGACCGTGGCCAGGCCGGTGGAGGTCCGTTACGCCCTCACCGCCATCGGCCGCCGCCTCGAGCCCGTGCTGGACGCGGTCCGAGCGTGGAGCGTGGACTGGGCAGCACATCAGGCAGCCAAGTCAACGCGTGACGCACGTTGA
- a CDS encoding NADP-dependent oxidoreductase: MSTTRTSRQVLLAHRPQGTPVPADFRLVEVDVPPLTEGQVLVRNTYLALSAAMRTLMSDEDVPLPMYRVGEVLHGPALGEVVASTDPGFAPGDLVRHRSGWREHAWGPASGFLRLDPDLYPDPVAHLSSGLTAYAGLIAAGRLAAGETVLVTSAAGSVGSVAGQLARLLGAGRVIGTVGSAAKADYATGVLGYDQALDYRRGPIGDALGAAAPDGVDVVFDNVGGAQLRAAVHAARPRARIVICGALAHQAAHEPASLTVDTMAVAGKRLTVTGFTAADHPGLAAEWPARFAAWLRDGSMHLAHTRLDGLDSAVPGLLDLLAGRHTGLVVVDLRNAYH; the protein is encoded by the coding sequence GTGTCGACGACTCGAACCTCCCGTCAGGTCCTGCTTGCCCACCGTCCGCAGGGGACGCCCGTCCCCGCGGACTTCCGCCTGGTCGAGGTGGACGTCCCGCCGTTGACTGAGGGGCAGGTGCTGGTGCGCAACACGTACCTGGCGCTGAGCGCGGCCATGCGGACGTTGATGTCGGACGAGGACGTTCCCCTGCCGATGTACCGGGTCGGGGAGGTGCTGCACGGGCCGGCGCTCGGCGAGGTGGTCGCGTCCACCGACCCGGGGTTCGCGCCCGGGGACCTGGTGCGGCACCGGTCGGGGTGGCGGGAGCACGCGTGGGGCCCCGCCTCCGGATTCCTGCGGCTGGACCCGGACCTGTACCCGGACCCGGTAGCTCACCTGTCTTCGGGGCTGACCGCCTACGCCGGCCTCATCGCCGCGGGACGGCTGGCGGCTGGCGAGACGGTACTGGTCACCAGCGCCGCCGGGTCGGTCGGCAGCGTGGCCGGCCAGCTCGCCCGGCTGCTGGGCGCGGGCCGGGTGATCGGTACCGTCGGCTCGGCCGCCAAGGCCGACTATGCCACCGGCGTCCTGGGCTATGACCAGGCCCTCGACTACCGCCGCGGTCCCATCGGCGATGCTCTGGGCGCCGCGGCCCCAGACGGCGTCGACGTGGTCTTCGACAACGTCGGCGGTGCGCAGCTGCGCGCGGCGGTCCACGCGGCCCGGCCCCGGGCTCGGATCGTGATCTGCGGCGCGCTGGCCCACCAGGCCGCGCACGAGCCCGCGTCCCTGACAGTGGACACGATGGCCGTCGCGGGCAAGCGCCTCACCGTCACCGGATTCACCGCCGCCGACCATCCCGGCCTCGCGGCCGAGTGGCCGGCCCGCTTCGCGGCCTGGCTGCGTGACGGCTCCATGCACCTGGCCCACACGCGGCTGGATGGGCTGGACTCCGCCGTGCCCGGGCTGCTCGATCTGCTCGCCGGTCGGCACACCGGCCTGGTCGTGGTGGACTTGAGGAATGCGTATCACTGA
- a CDS encoding MerR family transcriptional regulator, with the protein MRITDAARAVGATPRALRWYEQHGLIRAARTPAGYRDYSDSDLARIRNIRTLLSLGFTLEDIATFDAFLDGRLPERFAASPGGPCEAALARSRERLATLDRRIAELTGLRDRLAASISTGDDAPASSRG; encoded by the coding sequence ATGCGTATCACTGATGCGGCCCGTGCGGTCGGGGCGACGCCGCGGGCGCTGCGCTGGTACGAACAGCACGGCCTCATCCGCGCAGCGCGCACCCCGGCCGGTTACCGCGACTACAGCGACTCGGACCTGGCACGCATCCGGAACATCCGCACCCTGCTGAGCCTCGGGTTCACCCTGGAGGACATCGCCACCTTCGATGCGTTCCTCGACGGACGACTCCCCGAACGGTTCGCGGCCAGTCCTGGCGGCCCCTGCGAGGCCGCCCTGGCCCGGAGCCGGGAACGGCTCGCCACCCTGGATCGGCGAATAGCCGAGCTCACCGGGCTGCGCGACCGCCTCGCCGCGTCGATCTCGACAGGCGACGACGCCCCGGCCTCGTCCCGCGGCTGA